One segment of Physeter macrocephalus isolate SW-GA chromosome 3, ASM283717v5, whole genome shotgun sequence DNA contains the following:
- the LUZP1 gene encoding leucine zipper protein 1, with amino-acid sequence MADFTSYKDTASSRHLRFKLQSLSRRLDELEEATKNLQKAEDELLDLQDKVIQAEGSNSSMLAEIEVLRQRVLRIEGKDEEIKRAEDLCQQMKEKLEEEENLTRELKSEIERLQKRMAELEKLEEAFSRSKNDCTQLCLSLNEERNLTKKISSELEMLRVKVKELESSEDRLDKTEQSLVSELEKLKSLTLTFVSERKYLNEKEKENEKLIKELTQKLEQNKKMNRDYTRNASNLLERNDLRIEDGISSTLPSKESRRKGTLDYLKQVENETRNKSENEKNRNQEDNKVKDLNQEIEKLKTQIKHFESLEEELKKMRAKNNDLQDNYLSEQNKNKLLASQLEEIKLQIKKQKELENGEVEGEDAFLSSKGRHERTKFRGHGSEAPVSKHTARELSPQHKRERHRNREFVLNNENYPLSNRQVSSPSFTNRRAAKASNAGAGADSGTQETKRTEDRFASGSFQSEGKKSREQPSVLSRYPPAAQEHNKAWKGTSKPGTESGLKGKVEKTTRTFSDTTHGSVPNDISGRGDKASDTSTEALFGKRGQVPGNGSQITQAADSGSSKAMGALATSRRSSSEGLSKGKKAANGPEADTSFPNSKAPSLSKYSYSSRSQENILQGFSTPNKEGVDQPIAVVMEDSSQHEALRCRVIKSSGREKPDSDDDMDMVSLVTAKLVNTTITPEPKQQPNSREKAKSRGGLRTSLFENDKDVGTENESGKPVRASTNAVELPEANGAGVKGQRPFSPREALRSRAIIKPVIIDKDVKKVMGGSGTEATLEKQKSTSKPGPNKVTSSITIYPSDSSSPRAALGEALRERHTSTSNIQVGPPELTSVSNHVSSPFELSIHKHDITLQFTEAERMGDGAPKNRPETVVSRSSIIIKPSDPVERNSHAPTAETIRWKSHSGPLEVGSSDARHVTVRNAWKSRRDLNSLEDPPTRIGKNVESTNTYIQRSSTDYSDLEQPSSYLFEQGTRRVGNSGDAPELSSRRTQSSLTVSEVLTRRNRVGDAVTAEAWNHLAGMEEGDDCTLSVYRRLHNSLERPELSAKPGLPEPGRSRAEERSRPNRPCAEEN; translated from the exons ATGTTGGCTGAGATTGAAGTGCTGCGTCAGCGAGTGCTGAGAATCGAAGgcaaagatgaggaaattaagagaGCAGAGGATCTCtgtcagcagatgaaggagaaactTGAAGAGGAGGAAAACCTCACCCGGGAGCTAAAATCTGAGATTGAGCGGCTTCAGAAACGAATGGCTGAACTGGAGAAGCTAGAGGAGGCCTTTAGCAGGAGTAAGAATGACTGTACCCAACTGTGTTTGAGCCTGAATGAGGAGAGAAACCTGACAAAGAAAATCTCCTCTGAGCTGGAAATGCTCAGGGTCAAAGTGAAAGAACTAGAATCTTCCGAGGACCGGCTGGATAAAACTGAGCAGAGTTTAGTGTCAGAGTtagaaaagctgaaatcattAACTCTGACCTTTGTAAgtgagagaaaatacttgaatgaaaaggagaaagaaaacgaGAAACTGATAAAAGAGCTCACTCAAAAATTGGAgcagaacaaaaaaatgaaccGAGATTATACAAGGAATGCTTCTAATCTTCTGGAAAGGAATGACCTACGAATTGAGGATGGTATCTCTTCCACACTGCCATCCAAAGAATCAAGAAGGAAGGGCACTCTGGACTATCTAAAGCAGgtagaaaatgaaacaagaaacaagtcagaaaatgaaaagaaccgAAATCAGGAAGACAACAAGGTAAAAGACCTTAACCAAGAGATTGAGAAACTTAAGACACAAATCAAACATTTTGAATCTTTGGAGGAAGAGCTTAAGAAAATGAGGGCCAAAAATAATGACCTTCAGGATAATTACctaagtgaacaaaataaaaacaaactcttaGCCAGCCAGCTGGAGGAGATAAAGCtacaaatcaagaaacagaaagaattagAGAACGGGGAGGTAGAAGGGGAAGATGCTTTCCTGTCCAGCAAAGGCAGGCATGAGAGGACTAAGTTTAGAGGGCATGGGAGTGAGGCACCTGTGTCCAAGCACACAGCCCGGGAACTGTCCCCTCAGCATAAGCGGGAAAGGCACCGAAACAGGGAATTTGTTCTCAACAATGAAAACTATCCTCTGAGCAACAGGCAGGTCTCCTCTCCCAGCTTTACCAACAGGAGGGCAGCCAAAGCTTCCAACGCAGGGGCAGGTGCAGACAGTGGGACTCAGGAGACAAAGAGAACTGAAGATCGATTCGCATCTGGCTCCTTTCAGAGTGAAGGGAAGAAGTCCAGGGAACAGCCGTCAGTGCTGAGCCGCTACCCGCCAGCTGCTCAGGAGCACAATAAAGCTTGGAAGGGCACTTCCAAGCCAGGTACTGAGAGTGGGCTGAAGGGGAAAGTAGAGAAGACGACACGAACATTTAGTGATACCACCCATGGATCTGTTCCCAATGACATATCAGGGAGAGGTGACAAGGCTTCTGACACCTCCACCGAGGCCCTCTTTGGCAAGAGGGGGCAGGTGCCTGGCAATGGAAGTCAAATAACTCAGGCTGCAGACTCTGGCAGTTCTAAGGCCATGGGAGCTCTGGCAACATCTAGAAGATCTTCCTCAGAAGGGCTCTCTAAGGGGAAAAAGGCTGCCAATGGCCCAGAGGCTGATACCAGTTTCCCAAATTCCAAGGCTCCATCTTTATCAAAGTATTCTTATAGCTCCAGAAGCCAAGAGAACATCCTTCAGGGCTTTTCAACCCCAAATAAAGAAGGAGTTGATCAACCCATAGCAGTTGTGATGGAAGACAGTAGTCAGCATGAGGCCCTGAGGTGTCGAGTCATCAAATCCAGTGGCAGAGAGAAGCCAGACTCAGATGACGATATGGACATGGTGTCTCTTGTTACTGCCAAATTGGTAAACACAACCATTACTCCAGAGCCCAAGCAACAGCCCAACTCTAGAGAAAAGGCCAAATCCCGAGGGGGACTTAGAACCTCCCTCTTTGAGAATGATAAAGATGTGGGAACAGAAAATGAATCTGGGAAACCTGTCAGAGCCTCCACCAACGCCGTGGAGCTCCCAGAGGCCAATGGTGCCGGGGTAAAAGGCCAGCGGCCCTTTAGCCCCAGAGAGGCCTTGCGATCTAGAGCCATCATCAAACCTGTCATCATTGATAAGGATGTGAAAAAAGTCATGGGAGGATCTGGAACCGAGGCCACATTGGAAAAACAGAAGTCTACTTCCAAACCAGGGCCAAACAAGGTGACAAGCAGTATAACTATCTACCCCTCTGACAGCAGCAGCCCGAGAGCCGCTCTAGGCGAGGCCCTGCGGGAGAGGCACACATCCACCAGCAACATCCAGGTTGGGCCACCAGAGCTCACGTCGGTTAGTAACCATGTCAGCTCCCCCTTTGAGCTCTCCATTCACAAACATGACATCACCCTGCAGTTCACAGAAGCTGAGAGAATGGGAGATGGGGCCCCGAAGAACAGGCCAGAAACGGTGGTCTCTCGGAGCAGCATTATAATCAAGCCATCAGATCCTGTGGAGAGGAATAGCCATGCACCCACAGCGGAGACAATCAGGTGGAAAAGCCATAGTGGCCCTTTAGAAGTGGGCTCTTCAGATGCCAGACACGTTACTGTGAGAAATGCCTGGAAGAGTAGGCGAGACTTGAACTCTTTAGAAGACCCCCCAACTCGAATAGGTAAAAATGTGGAATCTACCAACACCTACATCCAGAGATCTTCCACAGACTATTCAGACCTTGAACAGCCCAGCTCATACCTTTTTGAGCAGGGCACTCGAAGGGTAGGCAACTCAGGGGATGCGCCCGAGCTCTCCTCCAGAAGGACCCAAAGCAGCCTCACCGTGTCCGAGGTGCTCACTCGTCGGAATCGGGTAGGAGATGCTGTCACGGCTGAAGCCTGGAACCACTTGGCAGGCATG GAGGAAGGTGACGACTGCACACTCAGTGTCTACAGGCGACTGCACAACTCCCTTGAAAGGCCTGAACTGTCTGCAAAGCCGGGGCTGCCAGAGCCTGGGCGATCCCGGGCTGAGGAGCGGTCGCGGCCCAACAGGCCCTGTGCCGAGGAGAACTGA